The segment CATTCACTGTCATAAAGTATAAGAAATAGAATATACTTTAGAAGGTGTGAAAGATTTTAAGATGAATGGCCGCCCAACTATAACTGATGTTCAAATGAATAAGCAATGGATGGAAATAGTAGACCTCACAGTCTGTTAATAGTTACATAAAATGAGGAACACTCCACATAACAATAGTTTTCATAATAAGGGATGTATAAGGACTCAAGGTCATGTAAATTTGTGGAACTATAGTTTACATTCTACAGCTATCGAGTTTAAATTTGACCACTTTTATGCTCAGCAGGACTTCATGTAACCCTCTAAAATATTATACACCAGTTAATTTAATgcataaaatcaaaataattaagAAGAATGGGACCTTGAACCATCTTTTCAATTTGTGCGTACTGCATTTCAGTAGGTCAGTGATTCCTTAATCCTGGATACGGCCCTGTTCataatgcacacaaacatcgCACCCATCATCcctctagaaaaaaaaagaggctttaATCATGGCTGAACATCATTCCTGTGCACTAATGCTCTGGATTCCAATATTTCCGACTGCACCTGAAAGCGCCACAGAGCATCCTCCTCCAGTACATCACCGTGACGTCCTGTGCGGAAAAGATCCATGCCCCTACAGTTAAAAGCAGAGCTGTATAGccttaatattttctttatgtaaaaaagggcgtttttttttttttataaagcaggagaagaagacgCAGGCATGCAGCGGAGCGCAGTGGTCGTGGTGGCGGACAAAACGAGCCTGAAAAGGCCGTTTATTTTTGCAAATGCTGTGCATATGgtaggtacaaaaaaaaaaaaaattaaaccaaGAGGCCTGTCTGATTGCATTTTTACTGGCGATTTATCTgcttaaatgtttgatttgctgtttttattttggaccCAGATCATCATAAgtgatatttacataaaaacaagcCTCATGCAGTGCTGGATCTCACATACCAACATACTGCAGCGCATCCCGTCCATCAAAATGATGTATAATGTGACATATCTGCAGTGCATTTCATACCTAAATGTTTGGAGGTTATATGTAAAGAAAGTGACTAAACTATAGCTTTatataaatttatatttaaaaaaagaaaaaagaaaaaaaagacgcCATGGTGCTGGTTTTAATTTGCATCTATAGAGCATCCTTTTTAATCCCTCCTCACACCGAGCTCCCCCTCCCATGTAAAGAACACCCCGTTATGTtaatgtttacactgtgtgtttagAGTCATATGCAGTGCAGGGCTATGATATtgcatgtttatttcagctggaGGCTAAGCCTGGATAGCATGCTGCTGCCTTCCATTAGCCCTTATAATAAACTGCTCCTATTCTGAGAGGTGACACCTAAAGGCAGCAGGCAGGAGTTTACAGACTGGATACTAATGTACACATTGTAAAActtcagtatatatatatttttttacattcattgcATGTATAAACACTTTAAGCAGCAGACTTTGCAAACTTAACTAGTGTTTGTGTTCCTGTCTCCAAAAAGGCGCTGTGCTTCTTCATGTTGACGATGACAGTAGCTTGGCACAGAGACCTCATCCAAACAGGCAAAGTAAGACTTCAGATGTTCTTCTGACCGGATGAAAATTATTTCCTGTgcgtttattattatatattggaGAAACAGCTTCTGTCCtggatcacaaaaaaaaaaaaaaagagttgctGGCATATTCAAGGACAGCTAGGGAATTATTAATGCATGGGTCTACTTGGTCTTCCATCAATACTGTCTGAACACactacagcattttttttatattgcctCTTCTCTGGAAGAGTGGAAGAGTTCAAGCCCTCACGATGGCAAGCATCTGTCAGTTGAAgcgtccttgggcaagacagTGAATTATCTTCAGCCGCTGTGGGTGCCGTTCTTGTCGCtgaccctgacctttgacctcctttGTAGCCATGTTATCATAGAAATACATCTGTGACCACAAAATTATATGAATATTAGATGTAAGTCAATGTCTCAGATGAATTGTACTTCCATAGATCTTTGGATCTTTTTGCTAGATGAGACATTACTTGTTGGTTAAGGCATTTGCCAGCTACTTCATCCCTTTAAACACTGATATTTTTCTCCTCAGCTGGTTTCCAGTGTTTCTGTAGTGATAATGTACGTCATGGAGATCGGCTGCCTGCTGCTCTCAGTGCTCGGTGTGTTTGGAGCCTGTAAAGGAAAGAGATGGTGCTTGATtctggtaaaaaaaagtgtttgtgtaacaactttttcagtgtttttttctatatGCGTGTTCAAAAATGACGTTCCTCTTTCACTTACAattgttggtttttgtgtgcgtgcagtATGCAACTGGTATGGCGGCAGCCAGTCAAACAATAATTGTCAGAACAGCACTAAGCTACCAAGATGTTTATGAGGTATGGTACcacttttttttgcaatatttaatgtaatgtatttaaaagcagctttaaCTACAGTATGTTCAATGCGATTTCTCACTCCTCAGAAACGTGTGGTCCGCGAGGAGTCCAAGTTGCTGTCCATGATGCCGCTTACTGCAACCAGCAAAGCCAACAGGACACTTCTGTATAGTATTCAACGAGAAGtaagcagctgtttttaatatttttacaacTTCACCGGGGCAAGTTTGATAATACACAATTCAGATAGTACGTTCCTCTTTCTTTAAAGTCCGGTGGAGATGGAAGTAAAACTATTTTTGTCCACCACACTattaaattgtgtgtgtttacttgtccATCTATGAAAGCTTATATCGTAATTCACGTCAGCACTGTTCCATCATCCCCTGAAGAAACATATCTCATAATGATCTGACTCAATTCAACACCATAATCATCTGGTTACTACGCTGACATTGGTTCTTTCAGAGAAGAGACAGCTTCTTAGTGTAACAcgaaaaagtaaatataaatgcatttaGTTACtcctattattatttttggtctTTTGGGGGCTTTTAGAGTTCCCATAATGCTTTGATGTGAGTAAACATGAAGTAGAATGTTGCCATGTAGTTAGTTGTGGCCTACCACCATGAAAAGTATGCAGAAGTAGCTATTAGCAGTTCCTGTTTTCAGTGTACCCATGGATGTGCAGACAACTACCACTGGTTTACCAATTTATGGACATGTATTCATGATGGACATTGGATAAAAGAAGGTGCAAATCACAATGAATCCCAAAATATGTCTGTCAGCTGACTATGATAAAGCTCCCTTTAACAGTATACGGCCCACACAAGACTGTCCCTGCTATACTTTCCATTTCCATGTTGCATAATGTGTGTGCATAGCTTGCTAATACAGCCAAACTGGAAACTTTTATCCGATGAGCCACTAACACTGACTGTTAACAGACTTGTTGTGTGCTCACCACAGACTACCACTAGTTTTTAAGGGTACTTTGGGGGGGCAACCTTTTCTTGGCAACCTGAAGCAGAAAGATACTAGTTCCTAACCAGacacacatatcacacacacacacatgcacaacacacagGTGGCAATCAAACAAGAACAAGGCCATGCCAGCTGTATTTGTAGCCTTAAGGGCGTGGCCAAGCAAGCAGGTGTGTCCTATCTTAAAGAGGTTTTACTCTTAGTCTGAGTCCTTCTATAAATCCAGCCAGATCATGATTTTTAATCCACATGTGAGGGATTATGATGTCAAAGCTTAAAGGGATTGTGCAGCTTGTAACTTGttgtattattgttgtttgtgtgtatgtttgttgcCTCCAGTTTGAGTGCTGTGGTCTTATTGAAGGCTACAAAGACTGGGGCTCCTCCATCCCTGCTTCCTGTAACTGTCAATATCCAGGAAAATGCGTGAGTATCTCTCTGTCTATGTAAGCAGAATTTAAGCAGTAAAGATGACTCATTAGAATTTGGGGTTTCTGTAGCCACACACTGTCTTTCAGTCAAGTAAGACACTTTTTTATAGTTTTCGATATCATGCTTTCAGATAATAGCACTATAGTAACTCATtttatactactactattatatACTACTAATTTGCTTTAGCATGCAGCTATGGCATCCCCACATTAAATCATATCCAAATAAAGGTGCATCTCCATTTGTTTCTTAAAACCTGTACTGCAATAGAGCTGAAAACTATTCTGATATAGCTCAAAACATAACTCTCattgtgaaaacaaactgagagCCACGATAGATGCATATCAATAATACTGgtatgtaaacaaataaacacaagtgtagcaaacaagcaaacaggTTTTTATGAACTCCGCAGTTCGTCTGTTCTGTGGATTGAAGCTGAACCTTGAAGTAGATctacagcagacacagcaacaAAGTTAGGAAGTGATATGTCAAAGTTAATGATAAGTGATACGAGGGATGGCCCAGATGACCCAGGATGTAAAAAGGAACagaatatttctttctttctaatttTAATCTGTCCTTATGTTATTGATGTTGCACTCGCCTTTCACCACTATCGATTGAGCACCATTTTTGTCATCTATCAGAAGGGGCTCACGGAAGGATTCGCAATACAGACTGAGAGACAAAAGTGAAGGTTCAAAAAGTTTACTAGACAAGCAAGGAAAACCAAAAGAGTACAGGCGAAAGTACAAATGCGTCGTGGTCAAAAAACAGGCTGAATGTCGAAGATCAGGTAATC is part of the Larimichthys crocea isolate SSNF chromosome XX, L_crocea_2.0, whole genome shotgun sequence genome and harbors:
- the LOC104934096 gene encoding tetraspanin-8, producing MQRSAVVVVADKTSLKRPFIFANAVHMALCFFMLTMTVAWHRDLIQTGKLVSSVSVVIMYVMEIGCLLLSVLGVFGACKGKRWCLILYATGMAAASQTIIVRTALSYQDVYEKRVVREESKLLSMMPLTATSKANRTLLYSIQREFECCGLIEGYKDWGSSIPASCNCQYPGKCIRLRGSATLGAPKNQYVYQEPCLRIYVSELKLAFSLAMGIQFGSGVFWVVLLVMSIKLMGQIKRKQEFIALLQSNRYVPGAF